In the genome of Flavobacterium panacagri, one region contains:
- the secG gene encoding preprotein translocase subunit SecG: MSTFSIFLVLITIVCFLLIVVIMVQNPKGGGLSSTISGTQMLGGVQKTTDFLDKSTWTLATVLIVLILLSSLSFSGALSDTDSKLIDKTEAPVNTPVAPAQGNTPAPAAPAAK; encoded by the coding sequence ATGAGCACATTTTCAATTTTTTTAGTTTTAATCACAATAGTTTGTTTTCTATTGATCGTAGTTATCATGGTACAGAACCCTAAAGGAGGCGGATTGTCTTCTACTATCAGCGGAACGCAGATGTTAGGTGGTGTACAAAAAACAACTGACTTTTTAGATAAAAGTACTTGGACTTTAGCTACTGTTTTAATTGTGCTAATTTTACTTTCTAGCTTAAGTTTCTCTGGAGCTTTAAGCGATACAGACTCTAAACTTATTGACAAAACTGAAGCTCCAGTAAATACACCTGTAGCTCCAGCACAAGGAAACACTCCTGCTCCAGCAGCACCAGCAGCTAAATAA
- a CDS encoding co-chaperone GroES, whose amino-acid sequence MALNIKPLSDRVLIEPVAAETKTASGIFIPDTAKEKPQKGTVVAVGNGTKDHTMTVKVGDTVLYGKYAGTELKLEGTDYLIMREDDILAII is encoded by the coding sequence ATGGCTTTAAACATTAAACCGCTTTCAGACCGCGTACTTATTGAGCCTGTTGCAGCTGAAACGAAAACTGCTTCAGGTATTTTTATTCCAGATACTGCCAAAGAAAAACCACAGAAAGGAACTGTAGTTGCAGTAGGAAACGGAACTAAAGATCATACTATGACTGTAAAAGTTGGTGATACTGTTCTTTATGGCAAATATGCAGGAACTGAGCTAAAATTAGAAGGTACTGATTATTTAATTATGCGTGAGGACGATATCCTTGCAATTATCTAA
- the groL gene encoding chaperonin GroEL (60 kDa chaperone family; promotes refolding of misfolded polypeptides especially under stressful conditions; forms two stacked rings of heptamers to form a barrel-shaped 14mer; ends can be capped by GroES; misfolded proteins enter the barrel where they are refolded when GroES binds), with protein MAKDIKFDIEARDGLKRGVDALANAVKVTLGPKGRNVIIGKSFGGPTVTKDGVSVAKEIELKDALENMGAQMVKEVASKTNDLAGDGTTTATVLAQAIVKEGLKNVAAGANPMDLKRGIDKAVETIVADLAKQAKVVGSDSDKIKQIASISANNDEVIGELIATAFAKVGKEGVITVEEAKGTDTFVDVVEGMQFDRGYLSPYFVTNPEKMEVELDSPYILLYDKKVSSLKELLPVLEPVAQSGKPLLIIAEDVDGEALSTLVVNKLRGALKIAAVKAPGFGDRRKAMLEDIAILTGGTVISEERGYTLENTTIEMLGNAKRVSIDKDNTTIVSGAGEADIIKNRVNQIKGQMETTTSDYDKEKLQERLAKLAGGVAVLYVGAASEVEMKEKKDRVDDALHATRAAVEEGIVAGGGVALLRAKLALADLKADNADEATGIQIVSRAVESPLRTIVENAGLEGSVVVAKVSEGSGDFGYNAKTDEYVDMLTAGIIDPKKVTRVALENAASVSGMILTTECALIDIKEENAGGGMPMGGGMPGMM; from the coding sequence ATGGCAAAAGATATAAAATTTGATATTGAAGCACGTGACGGATTAAAACGTGGTGTTGATGCATTAGCAAATGCTGTAAAAGTAACACTTGGACCAAAAGGTCGCAATGTAATCATTGGAAAATCATTTGGTGGACCAACTGTTACTAAAGATGGTGTTTCTGTTGCAAAAGAAATCGAATTAAAAGACGCACTAGAAAACATGGGTGCGCAAATGGTGAAAGAAGTGGCTTCTAAAACCAATGACCTTGCAGGAGACGGAACTACTACTGCTACAGTTTTAGCTCAGGCTATCGTAAAAGAAGGTCTTAAAAACGTTGCTGCAGGTGCCAATCCGATGGACTTAAAACGTGGTATCGACAAAGCGGTTGAAACAATCGTGGCTGACTTAGCAAAACAAGCTAAAGTAGTAGGAAGCGATTCAGACAAAATCAAACAAATTGCTTCTATCTCTGCTAACAATGACGAAGTTATTGGCGAATTAATCGCTACTGCTTTCGCTAAAGTTGGAAAAGAAGGTGTGATCACTGTTGAAGAAGCTAAAGGAACTGACACTTTCGTGGATGTTGTTGAAGGAATGCAGTTTGACAGAGGATATCTTTCTCCTTACTTCGTAACAAATCCTGAGAAAATGGAAGTGGAACTAGACTCTCCATACATTTTATTATACGACAAAAAAGTATCTTCTTTAAAAGAATTACTTCCAGTTTTAGAGCCAGTTGCTCAATCAGGAAAACCATTATTAATTATTGCTGAAGATGTTGACGGAGAAGCTCTTTCTACATTAGTAGTAAACAAATTAAGAGGTGCTCTTAAAATTGCTGCTGTTAAAGCCCCAGGTTTTGGAGACAGAAGAAAAGCAATGTTAGAAGATATCGCTATCTTAACTGGCGGAACTGTAATTTCTGAAGAAAGAGGTTATACGCTAGAAAATACAACTATCGAAATGTTAGGAAACGCAAAAAGAGTTTCTATCGATAAAGACAACACAACTATCGTAAGTGGTGCTGGTGAAGCTGATATCATCAAAAACAGAGTAAACCAAATTAAAGGTCAGATGGAAACGACTACATCTGATTACGATAAAGAAAAATTACAAGAGCGTTTGGCTAAATTAGCTGGCGGTGTTGCGGTTCTTTATGTTGGTGCAGCTTCTGAAGTTGAAATGAAAGAGAAAAAAGACAGAGTAGATGATGCTTTACACGCAACTCGTGCTGCTGTTGAAGAAGGAATCGTTGCTGGTGGTGGTGTGGCGCTATTAAGAGCTAAACTTGCTTTGGCTGACTTAAAAGCTGACAATGCTGACGAAGCTACTGGGATCCAAATCGTTTCTCGCGCTGTTGAATCTCCGTTAAGAACTATCGTTGAAAATGCTGGTCTTGAAGGATCTGTTGTTGTGGCTAAAGTTTCTGAAGGTTCAGGAGATTTTGGATACAACGCAAAAACTGACGAATATGTAGACATGCTTACTGCAGGAATTATCGATCCTAAAAAAGTAACTCGTGTAGCATTAGAAAATGCTGCATCTGTTTCCGGAATGATCTTAACTACAGAATGTGCATTAATTGATATTAAAGAAGAAAATGCAGGAGGCGGAATGCCAATGGGTGGCGGAATGCCAGGAATGATGTAA